A part of Rattus rattus isolate New Zealand chromosome 6, Rrattus_CSIRO_v1, whole genome shotgun sequence genomic DNA contains:
- the LOC116903184 gene encoding killer cell lectin-like receptor 2 translates to MSEQEVTYTTVRFHKSPGLQNQVRPEETQRPRKAGHRAHSERKVRECSVTWKPIVIVLGILCSLLLVTVAVLLTHIFQSRQEKHEQEQKLNNLHQLYHVMKNESSLMEERLRNKSLEFETCKNTLDNLKREQNRCYRESKIDLKCFKYKGKQVEGHWFCCGMKCYYFITDNVQWNGCKQICQACSLSLLKIDDEDEMNFLKSQLQGKRYWIGLTYNKSLKNWQWIGDPHKLDLAGVNLAHDRGNCPFLTSFQIDDDDCAKKHGCICEKRLNIPYFSDLCQPKKAACSAE, encoded by the exons ATGAGTGAGCAGGAGGTCACTTACACCACTGTGAGATTTCATAAGTCTCCAGGGTTGCAGAACCAAGTGAGGCCTGAGGAGACTCAAAGGCCCAGGAAAGCTGGCCACAGAG cTCACTCCGAACGCAAGGTCAGAG aGTGTTCGGTCACCTGGAAGCCCATTGTGATAGTTCTCGGAATCCTCTGTTCCCTTCTCCTGGTAACTGTGGCAGTATTGTTGACACACA tttttcagtCCAGACAAGAGAAACATGAACAGGAGCAAAAGCTAAATAACCTCCATCAACTGTACCATGTCATGAAAAATGAGAGCTCCTTAATGGAAGAAAGATTAAGAAATAAGTCTCTAGAGTTTGAGACTTGCAAAAATACTCTGGACAATCTcaagagagaacagaacagatgCTACAGGGAAAGCAAGATtgatttaaaatgctttaaatacaAAG gcaaacaagtagaaggaCACTGGTTCTGCTGTGGCATGAAATGCTATTATTTCATCACTGACAATGTACAGTGGAATGGATGTAAACAGATCTGCCAGGCTTGCAGCTTATCTCTTCTGAAGATAGATGATGAGGATGAAATG AACTTCCTTAAGTCCCAACTTCAAGGAAAGAGATACTGGATTGGATTGACATATAATAAGAGCCTAAAGAATTGGCAATGGATTGGTGACCCACATAAACT tgaTTTGGCTGGAGTGAATTTAGCACATGACagaggaaattgtccatttctaaCTTCATTTCAAATAGATGATGATGACTGTGCTAAAAAACATGGCTGTATATGTGAAAAGAGATTGAATATTCCCTATTTTAGTGACCTGTGTCAACCAAAG AAAGCAGCTTGCTCTGCAGAGTGA